DNA sequence from the Desulfosporosinus sp. Sb-LF genome:
ATAGTAAGGAACCGCAAACTTCTGGAAATTACGGGGTCCGAGAATTTCTCCGGTAGCTGTGGGATCCGAGATAGAGATTACGTCCGCTCCTGCCTTGACCATTTCTAAAGCGTAGCGGACGAGATAGTCATTAATGAAAGCCAAAAAACGGGCTGCTCGCTCAGGTTCCCGCCTCAGCATTTTAAACATTTCTAGTGGGTCAACCACGGAAGTGGCTGTACTGATATGGCCAGAAACATTGCCGATCACGGGGACCAGGCCGTTCTTAAGTTCCCCTATGGCATCAAGGACGATCCCCATCCTACCGCTGGTCACGTCAACCTGATAGTTTTCCATAATGCCTTCAAGCGGCTGTTCGTTATACTGAGTGATTCTGGGTTCAACAAGGTTATCTCCTATGTTTACACTGGCACCAAGGGCTTCCACCTCAGCTGTTAGACAAAACGGGACTCCGTAGTTTTCAAAGCCGGCTAGCTCGTTGACTTTTCGAGCAGCACTTACCATGGCACCGGTACCTGAATGATGACCGCCCCCCACTAAATCAGAGATCTCCGTGACACAGGCGCTCATCATGCCACCTGGGCAAATAACGGGAGGCCGGTCAACCTGGTCTCCCTTTAAGACGTTTAATAGACGTTCTTTTTGATTCAAGATACTTCACCTTCTTAAGTCAATCTAGGTTAGTCTACTTTATATTCATAAAGGCCATGGCTCCGAGCCACATCAAGCATCGCTTGAATATGCTCGAAAGGGACTTTATTGGCTGTTTCACACCCAGTCGAGAGGATAAAAGCAGGGGTATACCCTTGCATGGTATCTATCGCCTCTATGCAGACCTTATGAATCTCTTCAACAGGACCGAATAAAAGTTCATTGGCTGGGTCAATATTACCGAGAATGAGGGCTCTGCCGGCAACCTTCTCTCGAGCAAGTGCGAGATCACATTTATCGAGACTGATCACATCTGCTCCAGTGTCTGTCATTTTGTCCACAATCTTGTGTGTCTTACCGCAGATATGCAGGGGAATAAGTGCTTGTAACTCATGAGCTAAGTCCACTAGTTCTTTGATATAAGGAAAGGCAATTTTGTCAAACATCTTCGGACTGAAAAGGCTACCGGAGGCAATCGGTTCCAAGATGATTGGCATAGCGCCATAGCTAGCTATCTCTCGAATCAAGTTTTTACAGCTATCAGTTGCCATTCTTAAGAGGGTATGACAAAGTTCCTGATCAGTATAGGTATCTCGAGCAAAGGCTTCAACCCCCCGCAGGGTGGCCGCCGTGGAAACTGGTCCAGAGAAGCAAACCGAAATGAAAACATCGTCGCCCACTTCTTTGTTAAGGATTTCTAGAGCTTCGTAGAAAACAGGGAATTGACCGTCATTCTTTTCGGCGACTTTAAGTTTGCTCAAGTCTTCCCTTGAGTTAATTATGGGGACCTCACAGTTAGCGGGTTCATCCTCAGAATAGTCCAGCTCAGCACCCATAGCTTCCGCTACGTAGGAACAGTTTGTGAAGAGATAAATCAAATCATAGTTATACTTCTTGAAGGCCGCAATATGCGCTTCAGCCATGACCTTACCGTCAAGTTGAAACTCCTTGACGGTTTTGCCAATGAGATGAGCGGTATTGGTGGTAACAATCGGCATACAGATAATTCTGTCTAGGGGTTTTCCGGTTAGAAGAGCCAGAACCCTTTCCTTGGAGGTTAATATGTCTTCTCTGATTAACATGTTAGGCCCTCCCCATCAGGTCTTTGGCTTGTCTCACAGCTGAACTGGCATCATTGGCGTAAAGATCAGCGCCGATTTTATCACAGAACGTTTGCGAAATAGGACCACCGCCAATGAGAACTTTGTATTTATCCCGAATGTTTCGTTCTTTTAGTCGATCGATCACGGTTTTCATTCCGTCCATGGTCGTGGTCATCAAAGTA
Encoded proteins:
- a CDS encoding uroporphyrinogen decarboxylase family protein, with translation MNQKERLLNVLKGDQVDRPPVICPGGMMSACVTEISDLVGGGHHSGTGAMVSAARKVNELAGFENYGVPFCLTAEVEALGASVNIGDNLVEPRITQYNEQPLEGIMENYQVDVTSGRMGIVLDAIGELKNGLVPVIGNVSGHISTATSVVDPLEMFKMLRREPERAARFLAFINDYLVRYALEMVKAGADVISISDPTATGEILGPRNFQKFAVPYYQRIITALHQEGIPVILHICGNAGNIIGSLNEVEADAVSFDSIVNMKTAREGIKTGLMGNVNTQLLHTGECEKIVSITRNAIHSKVDIVAPACGLSMATSIRNLKAMTDFVKEGSYH
- a CDS encoding uroporphyrinogen decarboxylase family protein, whose translation is MLIREDILTSKERVLALLTGKPLDRIICMPIVTTNTAHLIGKTVKEFQLDGKVMAEAHIAAFKKYNYDLIYLFTNCSYVAEAMGAELDYSEDEPANCEVPIINSREDLSKLKVAEKNDGQFPVFYEALEILNKEVGDDVFISVCFSGPVSTAATLRGVEAFARDTYTDQELCHTLLRMATDSCKNLIREIASYGAMPIILEPIASGSLFSPKMFDKIAFPYIKELVDLAHELQALIPLHICGKTHKIVDKMTDTGADVISLDKCDLALAREKVAGRALILGNIDPANELLFGPVEEIHKVCIEAIDTMQGYTPAFILSTGCETANKVPFEHIQAMLDVARSHGLYEYKVD